One segment of Cydia splendana chromosome 22, ilCydSple1.2, whole genome shotgun sequence DNA contains the following:
- the LOC134801505 gene encoding DNA-directed RNA polymerases I, II, and III subunit RPABC5, translated as MIIPVRCFTCGKVIGNKWEAYLGLLQAEYTEGDALDALGLKRYCCRRMLLGHVDLIEKLLNYAPLEK; from the exons ATGATCATCCCAGTCCGTTGTTTCACTTGTGGAAAGGTCATTGGCAACAAATGGGAGGCCTACCTCGGGCTTCTACAAGCTGAGTACACTGAGGG tgATGCCCTGGATGCCCTCGGCCTGAAGCGGTACTGCTGCCGCCGCATGCTGCTCGGACACGTGGATCTGATTGAGAAACTTCTCAACTATGcaccattagaaaaataa